From a single Photobacterium gaetbulicola Gung47 genomic region:
- a CDS encoding electron transport complex RsxE subunit (COG4660), protein MMNKELMKNGLWNNNPAIVQLLGLCPLLAVSATVTNALGLGLATTAVLVGSNLIVSLVRQWVPSEIRIPVFVMIIASLVTCVQLLMNAFTYGLYQSLGIFIPLIVTNCIIIGRAEAFASKNDPVPALLDGLWMGLGMTAALVVLGAMREILGNGTLFDGADRLLGSWAASLRIEVFSFDSSFLLAILPPGAFIGVGFMIALKNAIDNKREQKAAKAQDKPVIERARVTTTN, encoded by the coding sequence ATGATGAATAAAGAACTGATGAAAAATGGCTTGTGGAACAATAATCCGGCAATTGTCCAATTGCTGGGACTGTGTCCGCTTCTCGCCGTATCAGCCACAGTGACCAATGCCCTTGGCCTGGGCCTGGCGACAACGGCAGTACTGGTTGGCTCGAACCTGATCGTCTCTTTGGTTAGGCAGTGGGTACCATCAGAAATTCGTATTCCGGTGTTCGTGATGATCATTGCCTCCTTGGTAACTTGCGTGCAATTGCTGATGAATGCGTTTACCTATGGCTTGTATCAATCGCTGGGTATCTTCATCCCGTTGATCGTTACCAACTGTATCATTATCGGCCGTGCTGAAGCCTTTGCCTCTAAAAATGATCCTGTTCCAGCCCTATTGGACGGATTATGGATGGGGCTAGGTATGACCGCCGCTTTGGTGGTACTGGGCGCCATGCGAGAAATCCTGGGCAACGGTACGCTATTTGATGGCGCAGACCGCCTGCTTGGTAGCTGGGCAGCATCGCTGCGTATCGAAGTCTTCAGTTTTGACAGCAGTTTCTTGCTGGCCATCCTGCCACCGGGCGCTTTCATCGGGGTAGGCTTTATGATTGCCCTGAAAAATGCTATTGATAACAAGCGTGAGCAGAAAGCCGCCAAGGCACAGGACAAACCTGTTATCGAGCGTGCCCGCGTCACGACAACAAATTAA
- a CDS encoding electron transport complex protein RnfG (COG4659), whose protein sequence is MINAMKKNGGILAIFAILATSLVSVTNLLTAGRIEQQQQQELLKVLNQVIPAESHDNELYKSCTLLTSEQYLGTESPMPAYIAEKDGQKVGMAIETIAPDGYSGAIKLIVGLDLEGTVTGVRILSHNETPGLGDKIETRISDWIYSFTGKRVDNEKDTRWAVRKDGGEFDQFTGATITPRAVVGAVKNVSLYYQANQQDLFEQPLNCQGE, encoded by the coding sequence ATGATTAACGCAATGAAAAAAAATGGTGGCATCCTGGCAATTTTTGCCATCCTAGCTACCAGCTTGGTATCGGTCACCAACCTGCTAACCGCCGGGCGAATCGAGCAACAGCAGCAGCAAGAACTGCTTAAGGTACTTAACCAGGTGATCCCAGCGGAAAGCCATGATAATGAGCTATATAAAAGTTGTACTTTGCTGACCAGCGAACAATATTTGGGTACCGAAAGCCCTATGCCGGCATATATCGCAGAGAAAGATGGTCAGAAAGTCGGTATGGCTATTGAGACTATCGCACCTGATGGCTACAGCGGTGCCATCAAACTTATCGTCGGACTCGATCTTGAAGGTACCGTGACCGGTGTTCGCATCCTTAGCCACAATGAGACCCCGGGGCTGGGTGATAAAATCGAAACCAGGATCAGCGACTGGATTTACAGCTTCACTGGCAAACGTGTCGACAACGAAAAAGATACCCGCTGGGCGGTACGCAAAGACGGTGGCGAGTTTGATCAGTTTACCGGTGCGACCATTACCCCACGAGCGGTAGTGGGTGCGGTCAAAAACGTATCATTGTATTACCAGGCGAACCAGCAAGACCTATTCGAACAGCCACTGAACTGTCAGGGTGAGTGA
- a CDS encoding putative RnfD-related protein (COG4658), with the protein MAFNIASSPHAHSRRSTSSLMRTVILCTALGVSAQWYFSGWGVLIQIALAATLCVATEAVILKLRQRPLVPYLRDNSALLTGVLIGLSIPPLAPWWISVIGCLFAIVIAKHLYGGLGQNLFNPAMVAYVVLLISFPLQMTTWLPPQSLAAEPVTLMDSVSAILTGFTPDGFSVHQLRMSVDGITMATPLDTLKTSLTTGHTATEILSGPVFGLIGGIGWEWVNLGFLLGGLLMLKMRVIQWHIPAGMLGALFVISTIAFMISPDNTASPLFHLFSGATMLGAFFIATDPVSASTTVKGRLIFGALIGVLVFLIRTFGGFPDGVAFSVLLANMCVPLIDYYTRPRTFGH; encoded by the coding sequence GTGGCTTTTAATATTGCAAGCTCCCCCCATGCCCACAGTCGCCGAAGCACCAGCAGCTTGATGCGCACTGTTATCCTTTGTACCGCCTTGGGTGTCAGCGCCCAATGGTACTTCTCTGGCTGGGGCGTCCTTATCCAAATCGCCCTAGCAGCAACACTGTGCGTCGCCACCGAAGCTGTGATTTTGAAACTGCGCCAGCGTCCTTTGGTACCCTACCTGCGTGATAACAGCGCGCTGCTAACAGGAGTGTTGATTGGCCTCTCCATTCCACCTCTAGCACCTTGGTGGATCAGTGTTATTGGTTGCCTATTTGCCATTGTTATTGCTAAACACCTGTACGGTGGATTGGGACAAAACCTGTTCAATCCAGCCATGGTGGCCTATGTGGTTCTGCTGATCTCATTCCCACTGCAAATGACCACCTGGTTACCACCGCAGTCATTGGCTGCTGAGCCTGTTACTTTGATGGATAGTGTCAGCGCGATCCTGACAGGCTTCACTCCTGATGGATTCAGCGTCCACCAGCTACGTATGTCGGTCGATGGTATAACAATGGCAACGCCGCTCGATACGCTGAAAACATCGTTGACCACAGGCCATACCGCTACAGAGATCCTCTCTGGCCCAGTGTTTGGCCTGATTGGCGGAATTGGCTGGGAGTGGGTTAACCTCGGTTTTTTGTTGGGTGGTCTGCTCATGCTGAAAATGCGCGTGATCCAGTGGCATATTCCAGCAGGTATGCTCGGCGCGCTGTTCGTCATCAGCACTATCGCGTTTATGATCAGCCCGGATAACACCGCTTCGCCGCTGTTCCACCTGTTCTCGGGAGCCACCATGCTGGGTGCCTTCTTTATTGCGACCGATCCCGTATCAGCCTCGACCACAGTTAAAGGCCGCTTGATCTTCGGCGCATTGATCGGCGTGCTGGTGTTCTTGATCCGCACCTTCGGTGGCTTCCCTGACGGCGTCGCTTTCAGTGTCCTGCTGGCCAACATGTGCGTACCGCTGATTGACTACTACACCCGACCACGCACGTTTGGCCACTGA
- a CDS encoding electron transport complex protein RnfC (COG4656) produces MLSIIEQIKQGQLWDFPGGIHPAENKTLSNRTAITRAGVPDELVLPLKQHIGTKGEILVNVGDHVLKGQPLTKSDMSMCVPIHAPTSGTVTAIEQRTTAHPSGLSDLSIVIKSDGEDLWGSQHKIADYQSLEPAELIDAIRLSGIAGLGGAGFPTGRKLQGSLGLADILIINAAECEPYITADDRLMQDYAEEVIEGVRILRHIVKPKLTLIGIEDNKPDAIKALEKCVSPEDNIIIRVIPTKYPSGSSKQLVKILTGREVPSQARSSAVGVVVQNVGTAFAVKRAIIDGEPLIERVVTLTGEAFKQRGNVFARLGTPISYLLDNYGYKPDRKYPRVIIGGSLMGFTLPHPNVPITKITNCILTPKRRELPLHTHEMACIRCSACADACPTSLLPQQLQWYAKDKDYDKCEEYNLFDCIECGACAYVCPSEIPLVNYYRKAKAEIWANQQETANAERAKQRFEAKQARFEREKAARENRFKKAAEDRRKDMAAKGGDDAVAAAIARVKAKQAAATTEGAEKKPAVAAAIARAKAKQAEAANAGNAVPKISSAVPDNSEMAKLREERKRQARERKAAKLAEEAKSTDTAENSSEQSADSKKDAVAAAIARAKARKAAQQADAQPESTKEQSASATSDPKKAAVASAIARAKARKAAQESGGEPEQPAETTQADTDPKKAAVAAAVARAKARKAAQQAQAESPAKEAKPEQTGDAEIDPKKAAVAAAVARAKARKAQQAQQAQQAQTEAAEDAKPDQPAPDAEVDPKKAAVAAAVARAKARKAVQQAQTEAAEDAKPEQPEPDAEVDPKKAAVTAAIARAKARKAAQQAQTEAAAEDAKQEESAPEAEIDPKKAAVAAAVARAKARKAAKEAQEKNEEN; encoded by the coding sequence ATGCTGTCTATTATTGAACAAATCAAACAAGGTCAGCTGTGGGACTTCCCAGGCGGTATCCACCCTGCCGAAAATAAAACCCTGTCTAACCGCACGGCAATCACTCGTGCTGGGGTTCCGGATGAATTGGTACTGCCACTCAAGCAGCACATCGGTACCAAAGGTGAAATATTAGTCAATGTTGGTGATCACGTTCTCAAAGGCCAACCGCTGACCAAAAGTGATATGAGCATGTGCGTGCCGATCCACGCCCCGACATCCGGCACCGTGACGGCAATAGAACAACGAACCACGGCGCACCCTTCAGGTCTCAGCGATCTGAGTATTGTGATCAAGAGTGACGGCGAAGATCTGTGGGGCTCTCAGCACAAAATTGCCGATTACCAATCTCTTGAGCCCGCTGAGCTGATCGATGCGATCCGCCTGAGCGGCATTGCCGGTCTTGGTGGCGCAGGGTTCCCGACAGGTCGTAAGCTGCAGGGCAGCTTGGGCTTGGCCGATATTCTGATCATCAATGCGGCAGAGTGTGAACCTTATATCACCGCCGACGATCGTCTGATGCAGGACTATGCCGAAGAAGTGATCGAAGGGGTGCGGATCCTCCGTCATATCGTCAAACCCAAGCTGACGCTGATCGGTATCGAAGATAACAAACCAGATGCAATCAAGGCACTGGAGAAATGTGTTTCGCCGGAAGACAACATTATCATCCGGGTAATACCCACCAAGTACCCTTCGGGCAGCTCCAAACAGTTGGTGAAAATCCTGACAGGACGTGAAGTACCAAGCCAAGCACGTTCTTCCGCAGTGGGTGTCGTGGTGCAGAACGTCGGTACCGCCTTTGCGGTCAAGCGGGCCATTATTGATGGCGAGCCCTTGATCGAACGTGTTGTCACCCTGACCGGCGAAGCATTCAAGCAGCGTGGTAACGTATTTGCCCGCTTGGGAACGCCGATTTCCTACCTGCTCGATAACTACGGGTATAAGCCGGATCGAAAATACCCGCGCGTGATTATTGGTGGCTCATTGATGGGCTTTACTTTGCCGCATCCGAATGTACCTATCACCAAGATCACCAACTGTATCCTGACGCCCAAACGTCGTGAGCTACCGCTGCATACTCACGAAATGGCATGTATCCGCTGTAGTGCCTGTGCCGACGCTTGCCCAACATCGTTGCTACCCCAGCAGCTACAGTGGTATGCCAAGGACAAGGACTACGACAAATGTGAAGAATACAACCTGTTCGACTGCATCGAATGTGGTGCCTGTGCCTATGTTTGCCCAAGTGAAATTCCGCTGGTTAACTACTACCGCAAGGCTAAGGCCGAGATTTGGGCCAACCAGCAAGAGACCGCTAATGCCGAGCGCGCAAAACAGCGCTTCGAAGCCAAGCAAGCGCGCTTCGAACGTGAAAAAGCGGCGCGTGAAAACCGCTTCAAGAAGGCGGCTGAAGACCGTCGCAAAGATATGGCCGCGAAAGGTGGCGACGACGCAGTCGCTGCGGCTATTGCACGCGTCAAAGCTAAGCAAGCCGCTGCAACTACTGAAGGCGCGGAGAAGAAGCCAGCCGTTGCAGCTGCCATTGCGCGTGCTAAAGCCAAGCAGGCAGAAGCCGCTAACGCCGGTAATGCAGTACCCAAGATCAGCAGTGCGGTCCCTGACAACAGTGAGATGGCAAAACTGCGTGAAGAACGTAAGCGTCAAGCCCGTGAGCGCAAGGCTGCAAAATTAGCAGAAGAAGCTAAATCGACTGACACGGCAGAAAACTCATCAGAGCAAAGCGCTGATAGCAAGAAGGATGCGGTTGCTGCTGCGATTGCCCGCGCCAAGGCCCGCAAGGCAGCTCAACAAGCTGATGCACAGCCAGAGTCAACGAAAGAGCAATCTGCAAGTGCAACATCCGATCCGAAGAAAGCAGCGGTTGCATCCGCTATAGCTCGTGCCAAAGCGCGTAAAGCCGCACAGGAATCAGGCGGTGAACCTGAGCAACCGGCTGAAACCACACAAGCAGATACGGATCCGAAAAAAGCGGCTGTGGCTGCTGCCGTCGCCCGCGCCAAAGCGCGCAAGGCGGCCCAGCAAGCACAAGCGGAGTCACCTGCTAAAGAAGCCAAGCCAGAGCAAACTGGCGACGCTGAAATTGATCCAAAGAAAGCCGCTGTCGCTGCTGCCGTCGCCCGTGCCAAGGCCCGCAAGGCGCAGCAGGCGCAGCAGGCGCAGCAGGCGCAAACCGAAGCTGCTGAAGATGCCAAACCGGATCAACCGGCACCAGATGCTGAGGTTGATCCGAAGAAAGCCGCTGTCGCTGCTGCCGTCGCCCGCGCCAAAGCGCGCAAGGCTGTACAACAGGCACAAACCGAAGCTGCTGAAGATGCCAAACCGGAACAACCGGAACCAGATGCTGAGGTTGATCCGAAGAAAGCCGCTGTCACTGCTGCGATTGCTCGAGCCAAGGCACGCAAGGCGGCTCAGCAGGCGCAAACCGAAGCTGCTGCTGAAGATGCCAAACAGGAAGAATCGGCACCAGAGGCTGAAATTGATCCGAAAAAAGCCGCTGTCGCAGCTGCCGTCGCCCGCGCCAAGGCACGCAAAGCCGCGAAAGAAGCACAAGAAAAAAATGAGGAAAACTAA
- a CDS encoding electron transport complex protein RnfB (COG2878), whose product MSGLIIAVIAIAALAAIFGLVLGYASIRFKVEADPIVEQIDAILPQTQCGQCGYPGCRPYAEAIANGDDINKCPPGGQQAIEKLADLMGVEVQESAHDVDKTIKKVAFIHEDMCIGCTKCIQACPVDAIVGGTKALHTVIKDECTGCDLCVAPCPTDCIEMIPVETTPESWTWDLNQIPVVNLPADNNESTVK is encoded by the coding sequence ATGAGTGGATTAATCATTGCTGTGATAGCCATTGCAGCCCTGGCAGCAATTTTTGGCCTGGTATTGGGGTATGCCTCTATCCGGTTCAAGGTTGAAGCGGATCCGATCGTCGAACAAATTGATGCTATCTTGCCGCAAACCCAATGTGGCCAGTGCGGCTATCCAGGGTGCCGTCCCTATGCCGAGGCCATCGCCAATGGCGACGACATCAACAAATGTCCCCCTGGCGGCCAGCAGGCCATCGAAAAACTGGCAGATTTGATGGGTGTTGAGGTGCAGGAATCGGCCCACGATGTCGATAAAACCATCAAGAAAGTCGCCTTCATCCATGAAGACATGTGTATCGGCTGTACCAAGTGCATCCAGGCTTGCCCTGTCGATGCGATTGTCGGCGGTACCAAGGCCCTCCATACCGTCATCAAGGATGAATGTACCGGCTGTGATTTGTGTGTCGCTCCATGCCCGACCGACTGTATTGAAATGATCCCGGTAGAAACAACGCCTGAGAGCTGGACATGGGACTTGAACCAGATCCCGGTTGTAAACCTTCCAGCAGATAACAATGAAAGCACGGTGAAGTAA
- a CDS encoding RnfA-related protein (COG4657) — MTEYLLLLVGTVLVNNFVLVKFLGLCPFMGVSKKLETAIGMGLATTFVLTLASVCAYLVETYILVPLGIQYLRTLSFILVIAVVVQFTEMVVHKTSPTLYRLLGIFLPLITSNCAVLGVALLNINERHNFIESVVYGFGAAAGFSLVLILFASMRERIAAADVPAPFKGASIAMITAGLMSLAFMGFTGLVKL, encoded by the coding sequence ATGACTGAATACCTACTCCTTCTCGTAGGTACAGTGTTGGTCAACAACTTTGTACTGGTTAAATTTTTAGGACTTTGTCCCTTCATGGGGGTTTCCAAAAAACTGGAGACTGCCATCGGGATGGGGCTTGCTACCACCTTTGTGCTGACTCTGGCGTCAGTATGTGCTTACTTAGTCGAAACCTACATTCTGGTACCACTAGGCATCCAATATCTCAGAACGCTGAGCTTTATCCTGGTGATTGCGGTCGTTGTACAGTTCACAGAAATGGTGGTTCACAAAACAAGCCCGACACTTTACCGCCTTCTGGGCATTTTCCTCCCACTGATCACATCAAACTGTGCCGTACTGGGGGTTGCCCTGCTAAACATTAACGAACGCCACAATTTTATTGAGTCGGTCGTCTATGGTTTTGGTGCTGCTGCCGGTTTTTCTCTGGTCCTTATTCTTTTCGCTTCGATGCGCGAGCGTATCGCCGCAGCGGATGTACCCGCCCCGTTCAAAGGTGCTTCTATTGCCATGATCACTGCAGGACTGATGTCACTTGCCTTTATGGGCTTTACTGGATTGGTGAAACTGTAA
- a CDS encoding bifunctional UDP-sugar hydrolase/5'-nucleotidase periplasmic precursor (COG0737) produces the protein MHEKNHRSFHSINSAYGKTIMKFIRKKNLIKTAISASLLLSLAGCSSDSDETLKFTVLHTNDNHGRFWHNSDGEYGMAARQTLINRLREQVAANGGEVLLLSGGDINTGVPESDLLDAEPDFVGMSHIRYDAMAVGNHEFDNPREVLEKQQAWASFPMLSANIYKKDTGERLFKPYEIFNVNGVKIAVIGLTTEDTGRIGNPEYVSDLEFRNTAEEAAKVIAEIEANESVDVILATTHMGHYEDGNNGSNAPGDVTLARSLAPGKLDAIIGGHSQNPVCMEPGTNNYNTDFKPGDECVPDQQNGTYIMQAHEWGKYVGRADFEFRGDELKLVSYELIPVNLKEENEDGDKVFIGEEIEKDPALYSILEEFQNKGDEALGNIIATLNGKLEGDRSVVRSQQTNLGRLIAAAQTEAVPNADFGVMNSGGVRDSINAEGISGYDVSYRDVLIVQPFGNTIGRVEMSGAAIAEYLGDVATKQIESGAYAQFSGVNMAVDCAAGTVAINSLGDKDYSPEDSYIFTIPSFNANGGDNYPILDFIDTGKVDADELKRFFETKQVINAADYEPQGEVVYLNSLSDKGCQLAP, from the coding sequence ATGCATGAAAAGAACCATAGAAGCTTTCACTCAATAAATTCAGCATACGGCAAGACTATTATGAAATTTATCCGCAAAAAGAACTTAATTAAAACCGCAATATCAGCATCACTTCTTCTGTCACTGGCAGGCTGCTCCAGCGATAGTGATGAAACGTTAAAATTCACGGTCTTACACACTAATGATAACCATGGACGTTTCTGGCATAACTCCGATGGCGAATATGGCATGGCCGCACGGCAAACCTTGATTAACCGTCTTCGTGAGCAAGTAGCGGCGAACGGCGGCGAAGTGTTGCTGCTTTCCGGGGGCGATATCAATACCGGTGTACCCGAATCTGACTTGCTCGATGCCGAGCCGGATTTCGTCGGTATGAGCCACATCCGTTACGATGCCATGGCGGTCGGCAATCATGAATTTGATAACCCTCGTGAGGTTCTGGAAAAACAGCAAGCCTGGGCATCTTTCCCCATGCTCTCTGCCAACATCTACAAGAAAGACACTGGCGAGCGATTGTTCAAGCCCTATGAAATTTTTAATGTCAATGGGGTAAAGATTGCCGTGATCGGGCTAACGACCGAAGATACCGGTCGGATAGGTAACCCTGAGTATGTCTCTGATCTTGAGTTTCGCAACACCGCAGAAGAAGCCGCAAAAGTCATCGCTGAAATCGAAGCTAACGAAAGCGTTGATGTTATCCTCGCCACCACCCATATGGGCCACTACGAAGATGGCAATAATGGGAGCAACGCCCCAGGCGATGTCACTCTTGCACGCTCACTGGCACCTGGCAAATTAGATGCCATCATCGGCGGGCACTCGCAAAACCCGGTGTGCATGGAGCCTGGCACAAACAATTACAATACGGACTTTAAGCCCGGCGACGAGTGTGTTCCCGACCAGCAAAACGGGACCTACATTATGCAAGCCCATGAATGGGGCAAATATGTTGGCCGTGCAGACTTTGAGTTTCGCGGCGATGAATTAAAGCTCGTCAGCTATGAGCTCATCCCGGTGAACCTAAAAGAAGAGAATGAAGACGGCGACAAGGTCTTTATTGGTGAGGAAATCGAGAAAGATCCCGCCCTCTACTCTATCCTCGAAGAGTTCCAGAACAAAGGTGACGAGGCCCTTGGCAATATCATCGCCACCCTCAACGGTAAGCTTGAAGGCGACAGGAGCGTTGTGCGCTCGCAGCAAACCAATCTTGGCCGCCTGATTGCTGCAGCCCAAACCGAAGCGGTGCCAAACGCCGACTTCGGCGTCATGAACTCTGGTGGAGTTCGTGACTCCATCAATGCCGAAGGTATTAGTGGCTATGACGTGTCCTACCGCGATGTCTTAATCGTGCAGCCATTCGGTAATACTATTGGCCGTGTCGAGATGTCAGGCGCGGCAATCGCCGAATACCTTGGCGATGTCGCCACCAAGCAGATCGAATCTGGTGCCTATGCACAATTCTCTGGGGTCAATATGGCTGTTGACTGCGCAGCCGGTACGGTTGCTATCAACTCACTGGGAGATAAAGACTATAGCCCTGAAGATAGCTACATTTTCACCATACCAAGCTTTAATGCCAACGGGGGCGACAATTACCCAATCCTTGACTTCATCGATACCGGTAAAGTTGACGCAGATGAACTGAAGCGCTTCTTTGAGACCAAACAGGTTATCAATGCCGCTGATTACGAGCCACAGGGAGAAGTGGTATATCTAAACTCACTATCAGATAAGGGCTGCCAGCTAGCGCCATAA